Proteins encoded by one window of Halorussus salinus:
- a CDS encoding desampylase — protein sequence MRANPVPTLCIPEEVRDELVSHAREGAPEEVCGLLGGARDGDDHRVETRHPAENVAETPETRYEIDPREQLDLLERVEDAGREVVGFYHSHPQGPADPSATDAELATWPGRSYVIVSLGDTDAPEVTSWRWTGEEFVAEDVRVVADR from the coding sequence GTGAGAGCGAACCCCGTGCCGACGCTCTGCATCCCCGAGGAGGTCCGCGACGAACTCGTCTCCCACGCACGCGAGGGCGCGCCCGAGGAGGTCTGCGGTCTCCTCGGCGGAGCGCGCGACGGAGACGACCACCGCGTCGAGACCCGCCACCCGGCCGAGAACGTCGCCGAGACCCCCGAGACGCGGTACGAAATCGACCCGCGCGAGCAACTCGACCTGCTGGAACGAGTCGAGGACGCCGGACGCGAGGTGGTCGGATTCTACCACTCCCACCCGCAGGGTCCGGCCGACCCGAGCGCGACCGACGCCGAACTGGCGACGTGGCCCGGTCGGTCGTACGTCATCGTCTCGCTCGGCGACACCGACGCCCCCGAAGTAACGTCGTGGCGGTGGACCGGCGAGGAGTTCGTCGCCGAGGACGTGCGGGTCGTCGCCGACCGGTAG
- a CDS encoding PspA/IM30 family protein has product MGVLSRMSYVVRSKINAVLNRAEDPSETLDYSYEQMRDELQEVKQGIADLTTQKKRLEMQKRRLEENVEKHNEQARQAVEQDREDLARRALEKKKQKMNQIEDLEGQIASLQNTQDNLVEKKDELQNRIEEFRTKKESMKARYEAAEAQTRVSEAMTGAGDEMEDVGRAIERAEERTEDMEARSEAMDELQESGVFEDALSDKDSLDRELEEVRTSGEVDAELETLKTEMGKGSSDSGGDSEAEPADLDAELETEVETESGDEDIEAELEELKDDDESN; this is encoded by the coding sequence ATGGGAGTGCTTTCACGCATGTCGTACGTCGTCCGGTCGAAGATAAACGCCGTCCTCAACCGGGCCGAGGACCCCTCCGAGACGCTCGATTACTCCTACGAGCAGATGCGCGACGAGTTACAAGAGGTCAAGCAGGGTATCGCCGACCTGACGACCCAGAAGAAGCGCCTCGAAATGCAGAAGCGGCGCTTAGAGGAGAACGTCGAGAAGCACAACGAGCAGGCTCGTCAGGCCGTCGAACAGGACCGCGAGGACCTCGCTCGGCGCGCGCTGGAGAAGAAAAAGCAGAAGATGAACCAGATCGAGGACTTGGAAGGCCAGATCGCCAGCCTCCAGAACACCCAAGACAACCTCGTCGAGAAGAAAGACGAACTCCAGAACCGCATCGAGGAGTTCCGCACGAAGAAAGAGAGCATGAAGGCCCGCTACGAGGCCGCCGAGGCACAGACGCGCGTCTCGGAGGCCATGACGGGCGCTGGCGACGAGATGGAGGACGTGGGTCGAGCCATCGAGCGCGCCGAGGAGCGCACCGAGGACATGGAGGCCCGTTCCGAGGCGATGGACGAGTTGCAGGAGTCGGGCGTCTTCGAGGACGCGCTGTCGGACAAGGACAGCCTCGACCGCGAACTCGAAGAGGTCCGGACCTCCGGCGAAGTGGACGCGGAGCTAGAGACGCTCAAGACCGAGATGGGCAAGGGGTCGAGCGATTCGGGCGGCGACAGCGAGGCCGAACCCGCGGACCTCGACGCGGAACTCGAAACCGAAGTCGAGACCGAGAGTGGTGACGAGGACATCGAAGCCGAACTGGAAGAGCTGAAAGACGACGACGAGAGCAACTAA
- a CDS encoding NUDIX hydrolase, which yields MSADDTAADASTPTPEDRHANARQHVVAVDADDNPEETVNRLDAHTGDGIRHRAFTTLVFDGDGNILLAQRAPGKRLWGTWWDGTVASHPVEGQSQEEATRQRLEEELGVSPDQYDDLRVTDRFEYKRYFENAGVEHEVCAVLKVTLDDLSLDPDEEEVAGLMWVPYERLHEHPEWYRQLRLCPWFEIAMRRDFE from the coding sequence ATGAGCGCCGACGACACGGCGGCTGACGCCAGCACGCCGACGCCGGAGGACCGCCACGCAAACGCACGCCAGCACGTCGTCGCAGTCGATGCCGACGACAACCCCGAGGAGACGGTCAACCGCCTCGACGCCCACACCGGCGACGGCATCCGCCACCGGGCGTTCACGACGCTCGTGTTCGACGGCGACGGCAACATCTTGCTGGCCCAGCGCGCGCCCGGCAAGCGCCTCTGGGGGACGTGGTGGGACGGCACCGTCGCCTCTCACCCCGTCGAGGGCCAGAGCCAAGAGGAGGCCACCCGCCAGCGACTGGAGGAAGAACTGGGCGTCTCGCCCGACCAGTACGACGACCTGCGCGTGACCGACCGCTTCGAGTACAAACGCTACTTCGAGAACGCGGGCGTCGAACACGAGGTCTGTGCCGTGCTGAAGGTGACGCTGGACGACCTGTCGCTCGACCCCGACGAGGAGGAAGTCGCGGGCCTGATGTGGGTGCCCTACGAGCGCCTGCACGAGCATCCCGAGTGGTACCGTCAACTGCGCCTGTGCCCGTGGTTCGAGATTGCGATGCGGCGGGACTTCGAGTAG
- a CDS encoding zinc-binding dehydrogenase: MKAVQFSDHGDRSVIDYGEFPDPTPDRDEVLVDVKAGALNHLDVWTRKGLPGLDLEMPHVPGSDGAGVVLEVGEDVTRFEPGDRVALSAGVSCGKCEFCRDGEYTMCVKFHVIGEHVPGVHGERAAIPEANLVEVPSGVDWETAAAAPLVFQTAWRMLLNRGDLSPGEDVLVLGASGGVGHAAVQIADYAGANVYATASSDEKLEYAEEVGADHVINYEAEDFAAQIRDLTGKRGVDMVVDHVGAATWRDSLASLAKGGRIVTCGATTGGTPDTDINRIFWNQLKVIGSTMANPGEVDDVLELVWDGTFEPRIREVLPMSETARAHEMLEEREGFGKVVVVPDSEYDR; the protein is encoded by the coding sequence ATGAAGGCCGTCCAGTTCAGCGACCACGGGGACCGAAGCGTCATCGACTACGGCGAGTTCCCGGACCCGACGCCGGACCGCGACGAGGTACTGGTGGACGTGAAGGCGGGCGCGCTCAATCACCTCGACGTGTGGACGCGCAAGGGCTTGCCGGGGTTGGACTTGGAGATGCCCCACGTGCCGGGGAGCGACGGCGCGGGCGTCGTCCTCGAAGTCGGCGAGGACGTGACCCGGTTCGAGCCGGGCGACCGCGTGGCGCTCTCGGCGGGCGTCTCGTGTGGCAAGTGCGAGTTCTGCCGCGACGGCGAGTACACGATGTGCGTGAAGTTCCACGTCATCGGCGAACACGTCCCCGGCGTCCACGGCGAGCGCGCCGCGATTCCCGAGGCGAACCTCGTGGAAGTGCCCTCGGGCGTCGATTGGGAGACCGCCGCGGCCGCGCCGCTGGTTTTCCAGACCGCGTGGCGGATGCTCCTCAATCGCGGCGACCTCTCGCCCGGCGAGGACGTGCTGGTCCTCGGAGCCTCGGGCGGCGTCGGCCACGCCGCGGTCCAAATCGCCGACTACGCCGGGGCGAACGTCTACGCGACGGCCTCCTCGGACGAGAAGTTGGAGTACGCCGAGGAGGTCGGGGCCGACCACGTAATCAACTACGAGGCCGAGGACTTCGCGGCCCAAATCCGTGACCTGACCGGCAAGCGCGGCGTCGATATGGTCGTGGACCACGTGGGCGCGGCGACGTGGCGCGACTCGCTGGCGAGTCTGGCCAAGGGCGGCCGGATAGTGACCTGCGGCGCGACCACGGGCGGCACGCCCGACACCGACATCAACCGCATCTTCTGGAACCAGTTGAAAGTCATCGGCTCCACGATGGCCAACCCCGGCGAGGTGGACGACGTGCTGGAACTGGTCTGGGACGGCACCTTCGAGCCGCGAATCCGGGAGGTTCTGCCGATGAGCGAGACGGCCCGCGCCCACGAGATGCTCGAAGAGCGCGAGGGCTTCGGAAAGGTCGTGGTCGTCCCCGACAGCGAGTACGACCGATGA
- a CDS encoding MogA/MoaB family molybdenum cofactor biosynthesis protein: MVDFQSRDTRRHDDDEEDESQSSQSNDEETPTDEAGHDDSSHDHDHGHDDHDHHSHDVESLGAAVVTVSSSRSLSDDPSGDAIVAGLEDAGHKVVSRDLIGDDYDGVQGSVNALVGRDDVDVVVTTGGTGVTPDDVTIEAVGQLFDKELPGFGELFRLLSHEEIGTKVVGTRATAGVVDGVVVFCLPGSENAARLGVERIIVEEAGHLAGLAGREE, from the coding sequence ATGGTCGATTTCCAGTCACGCGACACGCGGCGACACGACGACGACGAGGAGGACGAGAGCCAGTCCAGCCAGTCGAACGACGAGGAGACGCCGACCGACGAGGCGGGTCACGACGACTCGTCCCACGACCACGACCACGGCCACGACGACCACGACCACCACTCCCACGACGTGGAGTCGCTCGGCGCGGCGGTCGTGACCGTCTCGTCGTCCCGCAGTCTCTCGGACGACCCCTCGGGCGACGCCATCGTCGCGGGCCTCGAAGACGCGGGCCACAAGGTCGTGAGCCGCGACCTCATCGGCGACGACTACGACGGCGTGCAGGGGTCGGTCAACGCGCTGGTCGGCCGCGACGACGTGGACGTGGTGGTGACGACCGGCGGAACCGGCGTGACGCCCGACGACGTGACCATCGAAGCGGTCGGCCAGCTGTTCGACAAGGAACTGCCCGGCTTCGGCGAGTTGTTCCGACTCCTCTCCCACGAGGAGATCGGGACCAAGGTCGTCGGCACGCGCGCGACGGCGGGCGTCGTGGACGGCGTGGTCGTCTTCTGCCTGCCGGGGAGTGAGAACGCCGCGAGACTGGGCGTCGAGCGGATTATCGTGGAGGAAGCGGGGCACCTCGCCGGGTTGGCGGGGCGCGAAGAATAG